In a single window of the Labrus mixtus chromosome 20, fLabMix1.1, whole genome shotgun sequence genome:
- the mylpfa gene encoding myosin regulatory light chain 2, skeletal muscle, with protein sequence MAPKKAKRRAGGGDSGSSNVFSMFEQSQIQEYKEAFTIIDQNRDGIISKDDLRDVLASMGQLNVKNEELEAMIKEASGPINFTVFLTMFGEKLKGADPEDVILTAFKVLDPEATGSIKKEFLEELLTTQCDRFSKEEIKNMWSAFPPDVAGNVDYKNICYVITHGEEKEE encoded by the exons ATG GCACCAAAGAAGGCTAAGAGgagggcaggaggaggagacagcgGCTCCTCCAATGTGTTCTCTATGTTTGAGCAGAGCCAGATTCAGGAGTACAAAGAG gCTTTCACAATCATTGACCAGAACAGAGATGGTATCATCAGCAAAGATGATTTGAGGGACGTGCTGGCTTCCATGG GCCAGCTGAACGTGAAGAATGAGGAGCTGGAGGCCATGATCAAGGAGGCCAGCGGCCCCATCAACTTCACTGTCTTCCTCACCATGTTCGGAGAGAAGCTGAAGG GTGCTGACCCCGAGGACGTTATTCTCACAGCCTTCAAGGTCCTGGACCCCGAAGCTACTGGATCCATCAAGAAGGAATT CCTTGAGGAGCTTCTGACCACTCAGTGCGACAGGTTCAGCAAGGAGGag ATTAAGAACATGTGGTCCGCCTTCCCCCCAGATGTTGCTGGCAACGTAGACTACAAGAACATCTGCTACGTCATCACACacggagaggagaaggaggagtaa
- the LOC132995539 gene encoding TBC1 domain family member 10B-like, which produces MAELFTLSPSPPALGDPHAAPSIPPPSSAIPTPNSPAPESAREMPSSIPPPSSAIPTPNSPAPESAREMPSSIPPPSSAIPTPNSPAPESAREMPSSIPPPSSAIPTPNSPAPESAREMPSPKSSLYNDTALTGNTPVAQSGRPPLTLQPPSSPPKLPAETPVTLTVHDAAPQREESVGGDAGTGAQEPTTGDSAAPELLNTETETNIQSSETSAQSESQMESPSPDLNPGPNLYPNVHVTHNPNPVMDECQLKVDQPQTSAASNPTPAPPASSDTAASSTAEEEPQPLQQAQHPQSQPPPLSPKPETPSEVNRAELPSTPTRVEHPSPTVPLINEPAPVLPLPNPKPRPAPDTLSYLESASLMSGTLESLSGLGDDGSSVGSDSEINGLTVRRTDKYGFLGGNQYSESGEKEFRVEVARQREVKWLDMFHNWDKWTKHRFQKVKIRCRKGIPSSLRAKAWQLLSNSKDLLDANPGKFEELEREQGEAKWLDIIEKDLHRQFPFHEMFAARGGHGQQDLYRILKAYTIYRPDEGYCQAQAPVAAVLLMHMPAEQAFWCLVQICEKYLPGYYSAGLEAIQLDGEIFFSLLRRTCPMAYRHLKKFKIDPILYMTEWFMCIFSRTLPWSCVLRVWDMFFCEGVKIVFRVGLVLLKQMLGSVDKLRELQGMYETMERLRNISPDTIREDILVQEIITLPVTESLIERECNIQVRKWRESRGELTHQPGRRLHGTRAIYEYKRRAASISSGGSFSFLGSSIPPPGPLRASSSLLSLPGFRKSKSPFHSQIKKGSFSGPSGMDGLPHQPPPAATSSPGRGTANKPPIPPGAGQKALAPHVQSPLVVGAAASSHGSAEVSEGASAQGQSASPAPSQSTAPPPPPNTLSPAPVIVSEQITQTIPSPTANNAPLPPCPDFKKEASPVAEAKTVEEEGKKKKKSKEDKKKEKEDDKKKLKEKKEKERAEKERLRKEKERLEKEKKRGGKKKDKGGGDAEDKNGATAARDSA; this is translated from the exons ATGGCTGAACTTTTTACCTTATCCCCATCACCACCTGCGTTGGGTGATCCACATGCAGCTCCTTCCATCCCGCCACCCTCATCAGCAATCCCTACTCCCAACAGCCCTGCTCCAGAGTCTGCAAGGGAGATGCCCTCATCCATCCCGCCACCCTCATCAGCAATCCCTACTCCCAACAGCCCTGCTCCAGAGTCTGCAAGGGAGATGCCCTCATCCATCCCGCCACCCTCATCAGCAATCCCTACTCCCAACAGCCCTGCTCCAGAGTCTGCAAGGGAGATGCCCTCATCCATCCCGCCACCCTCATCAGCAATCCCTACTCCCAACAGCCCTGCTCCGGAGTCTGCAAGGGAGATGCCCTCACCCAAGTCTTCCCTCTACAATGACACAGCTTTGACTGGGAACACTCCTGTAGCACAGTCCGGAAGACCACCTTTGACTCTCCAACCTCCCTCAAGTCCTCCTAAACTCCCTGCTGAGACTCCTGTCACATTAACGGTACATGATGCTGCTCCACAAAGAGAGGAATCAGTAGGGGGAGATGCAGGGACTGGAGCTCAGGAACCAACGACAGGTGACTCTGCAGCTCCAGAGCTCTTGAATACTGAAACAGAGACCAACATACAGTCAAGTGAGACGTCGGCACAAAGTGAATCGCAAATGGAATCCCCTTCTCCTGATCTCAATCCTGGTCCCAACCTTTACCCTAATGTGCATGTCACCCACAATCCAAATCCTGTCATGGATGAATGTCAACTTAAAGTGGACCAACCCCAAACTTCTGCAGCTTCAAATCCCACACCTGCTCCTCCAGCGTCCAGCGACACAGCAGCATCATCTACAGCTGAGGAGGAACCTCAGCCACTTCAACAAGCACAACATCCCCAAAGTCAgcctcctccactctctccaaAGCCAGAGACTCCCAGTGAAGTAAACAGAGCAGAATTGCCCAGCACCCCAACCAGAGTAGAACACCCTAGCCCTACTGTTCCACTTATCAACGAGCCAGCCCCTGTCCTCCCGCTCCCTAATCCCAAACCTCGACCAGCCCCGGACACCCTCAGCTACCTTGAGTCAGCCAGCCTGATGTCGGGGACTTTGGAGTCTCTATCTGGGCTGGGAGATGATGGCAGCTCTGTGGGTTCAGACTCTGAGATCAATGGCCTGACTGTCAGACGCACTGATAAATATGGCTTCCTTGGTGGGAATCAGTACAGTGAAAGCGG AGAAAAGGAATTTCGAGTTGAAGTTGCCAGACAGAGGGAGGTCAAATGGCTTGATATGTTTCACAATTGGGATAAGTGGACTAAACATCGCTTCCAGAAG gTGAAGATACGCTGCAGGAAAGGGATTCCTTCTTCTCTCAGAGCTAAAGCCTGGCAGCTGCTGTCCAACAGTAAGGACCTCCTGGATGCCAACCCTGGAAAATTTGAG gagctggagagagagcagggagaagCCAAATGGTTGGACATTATAGAGAAGGATCTCCACAGACAGTTCCCTTTCCATGAGATGTTTGCTGCACGAGGAGGCCATgg GCAACAGGATCTGTATCGGATCCTGAAGGCCTACACTATCTACCGACCTGACGAGGGCTACTGCCAGGCCCAGGCTCCTGTGGCTGCAGTGCTGCTCATGCATATGCCTGCTGAG CAAGCTTTTTGGTGCCTCGTCCAGATATGCGAGAAGTACCTTCCTGGCTACTACAGCGCTGGACTG gAAGCCATCCAGCTGGATGGCGAGATCTTCTTCTCCCTGCTACGACGTACCTGTCCGATGGCGTACCGTCATCTCAAGAAGTTCAAGATTGACCCGATTCTCTACATGACTGAATGGTTCATGTGCATCTTCTCACGCACCTTGCCATGGTCCTGTGTACTGCGTGTATGGGACATGTTCTTCTGTGAAG GGGTGAAGATAGTGTTTCGTGTTGGCCTGGTGCTACTGAAACAGATGCTTGGCTCTGTGGACAAGCTTCGGGAACTACAGGGAATGTATGAAACCATGGAGCGTCTCAGAAACATCTCCCCTGACACTATCAGAGAGGACATACTGGTACAGGAG ATTATCACACTCCCAGTGACGGAGTCGCTCATCGAGAGGGAATGCAACATTCAGGTAAGGAAGTGGAGGGAGTCAAGGGGGGAACTGACACACCAGCCAGGCCGCCGCCTCCACGGTACGAGAGCCATCTATGAGTACAAACGCCGTGCCGCCTCCATCAGCTCTGGCGGCAGCTTTTCTTTCCTTGGAAGCTCGATCCCTCCGCCAGGACCCCTTAGGGCTTCTTCCAGTCTGCTCTCACTCCCCGGCTTCCGCAAGTCCAAGTCTCCTTTCCACTCCCAAATCAAAAAGGGCTCCTTCTCAGGGCCGTCAGGGATGGATGGCCTGCCACATCAGCCCCCACCTGCTGCAACATCAAGCCCAGGGCGAGGCACCGCCAATAAGCCACCCATTCCACCTGGAGCAGGTCAGAAAGCACTGGCTCCCCATGTTCAAAGCCCCTTAGTCGTGGGTGCGGCTGCTTCGTCACACGGGTCTGCTGAGGTCTCAGAAGGCGCCTCAGCACAAGGCCAGTCTGCTTCTCCGGCCCCATCACAAAGCACagcaccaccacccccccccaaCACTCTGTCCCCCGCCCCAGTGATTGTCTCTGAGCAAATCACTCAGACAATCCCATCTCCTACTGCAAACAACGCCCCTTTGCCCCCCTgtccagattttaaaaaagaagcatcGCCAGTGGCAGAGGCCAAAACTGTGGAGGaagagggaaagaagaagaagaagagcaaagaagacaagaagaaggaaaaggaagatgataagaaaaaactgaaggaaaagaaagagaaggaaagagcGGAAAAAGAGAGGCtcaggaaggagaaagagaggctagaaaaggagaagaagagaggggggaagaaaaaggaCAAAGGGGGAGGAGATGCTGAGGACAAAAATGGAGCTACAGCAGCGAGAGATTCGGCCTAG